The Sedimentibacter sp. zth1 DNA segment AGGTGCATACTTAGTTGGACTTTTTGGAATTGCTGCCAAAGATGCGCTTTCAGCAATTGTTAAATCTTCAACATTTTTAGAAAAATAAGCATATGCAGCAGCTTCCACTCCATAAGTACTTTGACCAAGTGATATTGTATTCAAATAGTTTTCAAGTATTTGACTTTTTGTAAGTTTTCTTTCCATTTGAATAGCGAGATACGCTTCTTTTATTTTCCTTTCTAAAGCTTTATCGCCAGTTAGGTATAAATTTTTAACTAGCTGTTGTGTTATTGTACTTGCACCTTGACCAGTTAAATTTCCACTCTTAAAGTTGCTTAATAATGCACCAAAGATACGTTTTATATCTATACCAAAGTGAGTTTCAAATCTTTTGTCCTCAATTGAAACAAAAGCATCTTGTAAATGTTTAGGCATTTTCTCTATCTTAACTATATCACGATTTTCATTCGCATCATGTATTTGCTCAACAAGATTACCATTTTGATCTAAAATAACTGAACTTTGAGGTAATGTACCAAGTATATTTGTTGGATCAATTTTTGGAGCATCTCCAATTACTTTAATTACCATTACACCTACTACTATGGCAGTTATAATAATTGCTGCAAGTAACATTAAAAGTAATACTCGCCATATTTTAATTTTCTTTTTTTTCTTTTTAGGTTTTTTGTTTTTGGGGTCTTTACCTTGATTGTTTTTTATATTTTTATTATTATTTGTCGACATTATAACCTCCGTATAATAAAATCTATGACATTATAACATAATGTAATGAATTATGCAATATAAGCAATTCTTAACAACTTTAAGCATATAATATAATATAGGGGGATAGTAAATTGAAAAAGTTGAAAAAGTTAAAAAAGTCTCATATTAAAATATTATTATTTACATTATTGGTTATATTTATACTTGTTTATTACATTATTGAAGTTCGAATAAAACCGGTTTTAGCTTCGATATGTGAGGTAAGGGCTAGAATTATTGCAACACAAGCAATAAACAATGCGATAAAAACTGAATTGCAAAAAGATGATCTGAAGGAACAGCTAATTGTATCTACATATGATAATGAAGGAAAAATAAATATGATAAGTACTAATGCTAATATTATGAATATACTTTCAGCAAATATAACAGCCAATGTTCAAGGAGCTTTAAAAGGGCTTACCAAACAACCATTTAGTATAAATTTAGGGTATGTTTTAAATAACTGGTTATTGCCAGACCTAGGACCTGAATTAGAGTACAATATTATTCCTCAAGGTAGTGTGTTAGTAGATTTTATAACGGAATTTGAGGAGTCAGGTATAAATCAAACAAGATATAAAATTTTTATTACTGTAACAGTGGAAATAAGAGTTATTAGTCCAGCTGTAACTAATGACACATACACAGTAAGCTAAATAGATAGTTAAGTTGCTCATCAAATTATGAGAGCTTTTATTGTTTTGTAAAAATAATTGAAGAAAACGTCGAAATATTTTCCAATAATGTTATGTAATAGTTAAAATTTTATGATAATATTAAGGTAGTGTAAATTGAGCTATAGAAAAACGGTTGAAAGTATTAAGCAAAAAATATATAAATAATGAGGTATTAAACATGAATAACTTAATTGAAATCAGTCATATATCTAAAAGTTATAAAAAAACATGTATATTAAAAGATATCAATTTATCAGTTCC contains these protein-coding regions:
- the yunB gene encoding sporulation protein YunB; this translates as MKKLKKLKKSHIKILLFTLLVIFILVYYIIEVRIKPVLASICEVRARIIATQAINNAIKTELQKDDLKEQLIVSTYDNEGKINMISTNANIMNILSANITANVQGALKGLTKQPFSINLGYVLNNWLLPDLGPELEYNIIPQGSVLVDFITEFEESGINQTRYKIFITVTVEIRVISPAVTNDTYTVS